The Podospora pseudopauciseta strain CBS 411.78 chromosome 2 map unlocalized CBS411.78m_2, whole genome shotgun sequence genome has a window encoding:
- the GAS5_1 gene encoding 1,3-beta-glucanosyltransferase (CAZy:GH72; COG:G; EggNog:ENOG503NYHJ), producing the protein MRSLALVPVLATMLPSLGTATPSPTVAQPPTKRGSLPAVSVSGNAFWQNDKRFYIRGVDYQPGGSSAMADPLADTTICSRDIDQFRKLGINTIRVYIIDNSARHDECMGKLADAGIYVIVDANNPLYSINRYDPAPSYNAKYLQSVFATIDEFAKYENTLAFFSGNEVVNDVVNSTLAARYVKAVTRDMRRYIGERGYRRVPVGYSAADVGSNRRQQADWMNCGSEDERSDFFAFNDYSWCNSDFRTAGWDQKVKNFSDYGLPIFLSEYGCLTNGRDFGEVAALMSDKMTSVYSGGLMYEYAMGDNGYGIAKIPSVKGSSVQKLDGFEKFASALAANPPPEGDGGFVSTTHANACPTKDANWLIDTTLLPAIPEQAKMLMMEGAGSGPGLGGDGSQNAVDAGTSSGDAEQGSGTVTSSSTPKGSENAAPATSTPANARAVVKIPLVLTGMVVVLTLGGSFLL; encoded by the exons ATGAGATCCCTCGCATTGGTGCCGGTCTTGGCAACGATGCTCCCGAGTCTTGGGACAGCCACCCCGTCGCCGACAGTTGCTCAACCTCCCACCAAGAGGGGTAGCCTGCCGGCTGTGTCTGTTTCCGGGAATG CCTTTTGGCAAAACGACAAGCGGTTTTACATTCGCGGTGTGGACTACCAACCGGGTGGTTCCTCGGCGATGGCGGACCCCCTGGCGGACACGACGATTTGCAGCCGCGACATTGACCAATTCAGAAAGCTGGGCATCAACACGATTCGGGTCTACATTATTGACAATTCTGCCAGGCACGACGAGTGCATGGGCAAGCTGGCGGATGCGGGGATATACGTTATTGTCGATGCCAACAATCCGCTGTACAGCATCAACCGGTACGACCCGGCGCCGTCGTATAACGCAAAGTATCTGCAGAGCGTGTTTGCGACGATTGACGAGTTTGCCAAGTATGAGAATACGCTGGCGTTTTTTTCGGGGAATGAGGTGGTGAATGATGTGGTGAATTCGACGCTGGCGGCGAGGTATGTGAAGGCAGTGACGAGGGACATGAGGAGGTAtattggggagagggggtacCGGAGGGTGCCGGTGGGGTATTCGGCGGCGGATGTGGGGAGTAATAGGAGGCAGCAGGCGGATTGGATGAATTGTGGgagtgaggatgagaggTCGGATTTTTTTGCGTTT AATGATTACTCGTGGTGCAATTCGGACTTTCGGACGGCGGGGTGGGACCAGAAGGTGAAGAACTTTTCGGATTATGGTTTGCCTATTTT CCTCTCGGAGTATGGCTGCCTTACCAATGGCCGGGACTTTGGCGAGGTTGCTGCTCTGATGAGTGACAAGATGACGAGTGTGTACTCTGGAGGTCTGATGTACGAATACGCCATGGGGGATAATGGTTACGGCATTGCAAAGATTCCTAGCGTCAAGGGCTCCTCGGTTCAGAAACTGGATGGGTTCGAAAAGTTTGCCTCTGCTCTGGCtgccaacccaccccccgaaggagatggaggatttGTCTCGACGACACACGCCAATGCCTGCCCTACCAAGGATGCCAACTGGCTCATTGACACGACTTTGCTGCCAGCTATCCCTGAGCAGGCCAAGATGTTAATGATGGAGGGGGCTGGATCTGGACCCGGTCTCGGTGGTGACGGGTCTCAGAATGCTGTGGATGCTGGCACTAGCAGTGGCGACGCGGAGCAAGGTTCTGGGACGGTGACTTCGTCCAGCACGCCCAAGGGGAGTGAAAATGCGGCGCCGGCGACATCAACCCCGGCCAACGCTAGAGCCGTGGTCAAGATCCCGTTGGTTCTGACGGGAATGGTGGTTGTGTTGACATTGGGTGGTTCTTTTTTGCTCTGA
- a CDS encoding uncharacterized protein (EggNog:ENOG503P1WW; COG:T), whose protein sequence is MVHADATNFSPNLTKPEAYQQLLDEVEGLCYEQRNWVCNLSNTSSLLWHLYRSLPSPSSSVNWAGFYVHDHTSPPTKPRLILGPFQGKVACQTINFGRGVCGTAAATQTTQLVPDVEQFPGHIACDSSSKSEIVVPIMVEGKGVVGIIDIDCTVENGFDQIDKEYLEKLADFLAKSSDWP, encoded by the exons ATG GTCCACGCCGACGCAACAaacttctcccccaacctcaccaaacCAGAAGCCTACCAGCAGCTCCTCGACGAGGTAGAAGGTCTTTGTTACGAGCAAAGAAACTGGGTGTG caacctctccaacacctcctccctcctctggcACCTCTAccgctccctcccctccccctcctcctcggtaaaCTGGGCCGGCTTCTACGTCCACGACcacacctcccctcccacaaaACCACGCCTCATCTTGGGTCCGTTTCAAGGCAAAGTCGCCTGCCAAACCATCAACTTCGGCCGCGGAGTCTGCGGCACAGCAGCCGCCACCCAGACAACTCAGCTCGTCCCCGACGTCGAGCAGTTCCCAGGCCACATCGCCTGCGACTCGTCCAGCAAAAGCGAAATCGTCGTCCCCATCATGGTCGAGGGCAAGGGGGTGGTAGGGATAATCGACATTGACTGCACAGTCGAAAACGGCTTCGACCAAATAGACAAGGAGTACCTCGAAAAGCTGGCGGACTTTTTAGCAAAGAGCAGCGACTGGCCTTGA